Proteins encoded by one window of Chryseobacterium aquaeductus:
- a CDS encoding MGH1-like glycoside hydrolase domain-containing protein has product MSVEKQRLKDKKWLNWGPYVSNRQWGNVREDYSPNGDAWRFANHNNAESYSYRWAEEGIAGISDTKQLFCFALSFWNKNDERVKERFFGLSNPQGNHGEDVKELFYYLDNTPTHSYMKMVYKYPINKFPYEDLVTENGRRTKKEPEYEIIDTGIFDKDEYFDIFIEYCKSDENDILVRVKVCNRSDKDAPIVVLPTVWYRNNWKWGYNEYKANFDSASEDCININHDSIPIKKFYSKNKSVQSVFCDNETNNPKLYGTPEVENAFYKDGINDYLIHQKNTINQEKKGTKAAFIIDETIKAKSSETFEFRLSPYDMDDAFYQFEEIFNTRIEEANEFYKEIQQDVCDDDEKNVQRQAFAGLLWNKQFYHYNVGKWLKGDPNHEAPRDFDNYVRNTEWYHLHNKDIISMPDKWEYPWYATWDLAFHCVPYAIIDGDFAKNQLLLLTKEWYMHPNGQMPAYEWNLSDVNPPVHAWSCFRVFKIDEKANGKPDLLFLEKVFQKLLLNFTWWVNRKDKNGKNIFGGGFLGLDNIGAFDRNMELKDGEHLEQADGTSWMAMYALNMMRISMELAQYYQVYEDMAIKFFEHYLYIAEAMENMGEDKEGLWNEEDGFFYDVLQLANGESVSLRLRSIVGLIPLFAVEVIDHHLLEKMPNFRERMDWVLKNKPELANLVSHWDEEGSGRKHLMSILRRTRLKKVLSRMVDEKEFLSDYGIRAMSKVYEENPFVFTVHGNKNIVYYTPAESDSRMFGGNSNWRGPIWFPINFLLVESLQRFHFYYGNSLKIEFPTGSGEQKNLDEVAQNISNRLCSIFLKDESGQRAFNGGNYKFNYDEHFKDYITFFEYFHGDNGRGVGASHQTGWTATVAKLMKPRLA; this is encoded by the coding sequence ATGAGTGTTGAAAAACAAAGACTGAAAGATAAAAAATGGCTAAACTGGGGACCTTATGTAAGCAACAGACAGTGGGGAAATGTACGCGAAGATTATAGCCCGAACGGTGATGCATGGCGGTTTGCCAATCACAACAATGCAGAAAGCTATTCTTATCGCTGGGCAGAGGAAGGCATTGCCGGAATATCAGATACTAAACAGCTTTTCTGCTTTGCACTGTCATTTTGGAATAAAAATGATGAGCGAGTAAAAGAGCGGTTTTTCGGGCTCAGCAATCCACAAGGAAATCACGGTGAAGATGTAAAAGAACTTTTTTATTATCTTGATAATACACCTACTCACAGTTATATGAAGATGGTTTACAAATATCCCATCAACAAGTTTCCGTATGAAGATCTGGTAACAGAAAATGGAAGACGCACGAAAAAAGAACCAGAATACGAAATTATAGATACCGGAATTTTCGATAAGGATGAATATTTTGATATTTTTATTGAATACTGTAAATCTGATGAAAACGATATTTTAGTTCGTGTAAAAGTCTGCAACAGAAGTGATAAAGATGCTCCGATCGTTGTACTTCCCACTGTTTGGTACAGAAACAACTGGAAATGGGGTTATAATGAATACAAAGCTAATTTTGACAGCGCCTCTGAAGACTGCATCAACATTAATCATGACAGTATTCCGATAAAGAAATTTTACTCTAAAAATAAGTCTGTCCAGAGTGTATTTTGTGATAACGAAACCAATAATCCTAAACTCTACGGAACACCTGAAGTTGAAAACGCATTTTATAAAGACGGAATCAACGATTATCTGATTCATCAAAAAAACACGATAAATCAAGAAAAAAAAGGAACAAAAGCAGCGTTTATTATTGACGAAACTATAAAAGCTAAGTCATCAGAAACTTTTGAATTCAGATTGTCTCCCTATGATATGGATGACGCTTTTTATCAATTCGAAGAAATCTTTAATACAAGAATTGAAGAAGCTAATGAATTTTACAAAGAAATACAACAAGATGTCTGCGATGATGATGAAAAAAATGTGCAGCGACAGGCTTTTGCAGGTCTTTTGTGGAACAAACAGTTTTATCACTATAATGTCGGGAAATGGCTAAAAGGCGATCCCAATCATGAGGCTCCGCGAGATTTTGACAATTATGTAAGAAACACCGAGTGGTATCATCTTCACAATAAAGACATTATCTCGATGCCCGATAAATGGGAATATCCTTGGTACGCTACGTGGGATTTGGCATTTCACTGTGTTCCTTACGCAATTATTGATGGTGATTTTGCAAAAAACCAACTTCTTCTTCTGACTAAAGAATGGTATATGCATCCCAACGGACAAATGCCTGCCTACGAATGGAATCTGAGTGACGTAAATCCGCCAGTGCATGCTTGGTCTTGCTTCAGGGTATTTAAAATAGATGAAAAAGCAAATGGTAAACCTGATCTTTTATTTTTAGAAAAAGTTTTTCAAAAGCTTCTTCTAAACTTTACCTGGTGGGTCAACAGAAAAGATAAAAACGGGAAGAATATTTTTGGTGGAGGATTCTTAGGACTCGATAACATCGGAGCATTTGACCGAAATATGGAACTGAAAGATGGTGAACATCTGGAACAGGCAGACGGTACGAGCTGGATGGCAATGTATGCACTGAATATGATGCGTATCTCTATGGAACTTGCGCAATATTATCAGGTATATGAAGATATGGCGATCAAATTTTTTGAGCATTACCTCTACATTGCAGAAGCCATGGAGAATATGGGTGAAGACAAAGAAGGTCTGTGGAATGAGGAAGATGGTTTCTTCTATGATGTTTTACAATTGGCAAACGGTGAAAGCGTTTCGTTGAGACTACGAAGCATTGTCGGTCTAATTCCTCTGTTTGCTGTGGAAGTTATTGACCACCATTTGCTGGAAAAAATGCCAAATTTCCGTGAAAGGATGGATTGGGTTCTAAAAAACAAACCAGAACTTGCAAACCTCGTGTCACATTGGGACGAAGAAGGCAGCGGACGAAAACATCTGATGAGTATTCTACGCAGAACAAGGCTAAAAAAAGTTTTGTCTAGAATGGTTGACGAAAAAGAATTCTTGAGCGATTACGGAATTCGTGCAATGTCTAAAGTATATGAAGAAAATCCTTTCGTATTCACCGTTCATGGCAACAAAAATATAGTGTATTACACTCCGGCAGAGAGCGACAGCCGAATGTTTGGAGGAAATAGTAATTGGCGCGGACCTATCTGGTTTCCTATCAATTTCTTACTAGTAGAAAGCCTGCAACGTTTTCATTTTTACTATGGTAACAGCCTGAAAATTGAATTTCCTACTGGCAGCGGCGAACAAAAAAATCTTGATGAGGTCGCACAGAATATCAGCAACAGACTTTGCTCAATTTTCTTGAAAGATGAGAGCGGACAAAGGGCTTTCAATGGTGGAAATTACAAATTTAATTATGACGAACATTTCAAAGATTATATCACTTTCTTTGAATATTTCCATGGTGACAACGGTCGCGGCGTAGGTGCGTCTCATCAAACAGGATGGACGGCAACTGTGGCAAAACTGATGAAGCCGAGACTTGCTTAG
- a CDS encoding OsmC family protein — protein sequence MKISLNRINDDFLFECTNSQGNSILLDNTSQPGAKGVSPMESVLMAVAGCSGIDVVSILKKQRQEITDFKAEVEGERIAVNDAKPFKSILVKFFLEGTVDPAKALKASELSFEKYCSVSKTLEPNVEIRYEVYVNGEKV from the coding sequence ATGAAAATATCATTAAACCGAATAAACGACGATTTTTTATTTGAATGTACCAACTCACAGGGAAATTCAATTCTTTTAGATAACACTTCTCAACCTGGTGCAAAAGGTGTTTCGCCAATGGAAAGTGTATTGATGGCTGTTGCAGGCTGCAGCGGAATCGACGTGGTTTCTATTCTAAAAAAACAAAGACAGGAAATCACAGATTTTAAAGCTGAAGTGGAAGGCGAAAGAATTGCCGTTAATGACGCAAAACCATTTAAATCAATCTTGGTTAAGTTTTTCCTGGAAGGAACCGTTGATCCTGCAAAAGCTTTAAAAGCATCCGAATTATCATTTGAAAAATATTGTTCAGTTTCAAAAACGTTAGAACCTAATGTTGAAATCAGATATGAAGTTTATGTAAACGGAGAAAAAGTTTAG
- a CDS encoding DUF58 domain-containing protein, which translates to MKNLYINNRFFFALIGVGILYVFAFFFPFLMILGQIVLLVVFLAAMVDYLLLFREKNGVLAQRILPEKLSNGDENPVKVDVKNNYSFKINIRIIDEIPFQFQKRDFLIEKEIGSGKNTLFQYILEPKERGEYNFGALNIFVSSPLGFVSKRFTFQKDAFLPAYPSFIHLRKYELMALQNEFMLGGIKKIRKLGHTMEFEQIKEYVPGDDVRTINWKATSKSNRLMVNQFQDEKAQRIFMLIDKGRTMKIPFKGLSLLDYSINATMALSHIILKKGDRAGMMTFSKKTENKVAADNKSGQLRKISESLYNIKTDFFESDFNRLYQDVKYSLNQRSLILLFTNFETLDALNRQMKYLRGIAKNHLLVVVFFKNSELQTLIHKNPESIQEIYDEVIAEKFEFEKKLIIQELRKYGIFSIYTLPENLNVDVINKYLEIKARGIL; encoded by the coding sequence ATGAAAAACTTATACATCAACAACCGCTTTTTTTTCGCGCTCATCGGAGTGGGAATTTTGTATGTTTTTGCATTTTTCTTTCCATTTCTGATGATTCTTGGTCAAATTGTTTTGTTAGTGGTTTTTCTTGCAGCAATGGTAGATTATCTGCTTTTGTTCAGAGAGAAAAATGGCGTCCTGGCTCAGAGAATTTTGCCGGAAAAATTATCAAACGGAGATGAAAATCCGGTAAAAGTTGATGTTAAAAACAATTACAGTTTTAAAATCAATATAAGAATCATTGACGAAATACCGTTTCAGTTTCAAAAGAGAGATTTTTTAATTGAAAAAGAAATCGGATCAGGAAAAAACACTCTTTTTCAATACATTCTTGAGCCGAAAGAAAGAGGGGAATACAATTTTGGAGCTTTAAATATATTTGTGTCATCACCTTTAGGTTTTGTGTCAAAAAGGTTTACTTTTCAAAAAGATGCCTTTTTGCCCGCATATCCGTCATTTATTCATTTAAGAAAGTATGAATTGATGGCGTTGCAAAACGAATTTATGCTCGGCGGAATCAAAAAAATCAGAAAGCTCGGGCACACGATGGAGTTTGAGCAGATCAAAGAATATGTTCCCGGAGACGATGTGCGCACCATCAACTGGAAAGCAACGTCGAAAAGCAATCGATTGATGGTCAATCAGTTTCAGGATGAGAAAGCGCAACGTATTTTTATGCTGATTGATAAAGGCAGAACCATGAAAATACCTTTCAAAGGTTTAAGCCTTCTTGATTATTCCATCAATGCAACAATGGCTTTGTCACATATTATCCTTAAAAAAGGCGACCGAGCCGGAATGATGACATTTTCTAAAAAAACGGAGAATAAAGTTGCCGCAGATAATAAATCCGGACAGTTGAGAAAAATTTCGGAATCGCTTTATAACATTAAAACTGATTTTTTTGAAAGTGATTTCAACAGGTTGTATCAGGATGTGAAATATTCTTTAAATCAAAGAAGTTTGATCTTACTGTTTACAAATTTTGAAACTTTAGACGCTTTGAACCGTCAGATGAAATACCTTCGAGGAATTGCCAAAAACCATCTACTGGTCGTAGTGTTCTTTAAAAATTCTGAATTGCAGACACTCATTCACAAAAATCCCGAAAGTATCCAGGAAATTTATGATGAAGTGATCGCAGAAAAATTTGAATTTGAGAAAAAACTCATCATTCAGGAATTGAGAAAATACGGAATTTTTTCCATTTATACTCTTCCGGAAAATCTGAATGTTGATGTGATTAATAAATATTTGGAAATAAAAGCGAGAGGAATTTTGTAA
- a CDS encoding four helix bundle protein translates to MAHFKELLVWQKSINFVTEIYKETESFPKAEMYGLVSQIRRATVSIPSNIAEGNSRRSVLDYLQFLRISRGSCAEVETQLIISKNLGFLDEEKSLKLNQDIIEISKMLNGLITSLKQLTNLPPKI, encoded by the coding sequence ATGGCGCATTTTAAAGAGCTTTTAGTTTGGCAAAAATCTATAAATTTTGTTACAGAAATTTATAAAGAAACTGAATCTTTTCCTAAAGCTGAAATGTATGGTTTAGTATCTCAAATTAGAAGAGCTACAGTTTCAATTCCTTCTAATATTGCTGAGGGAAATTCGAGGAGAAGTGTACTTGATTATTTGCAATTTCTAAGGATCTCAAGAGGAAGTTGTGCAGAAGTTGAAACACAATTAATTATTTCAAAAAATCTTGGTTTTTTAGATGAAGAAAAATCTTTAAAACTAAATCAAGATATTATTGAAATTTCAAAAATGTTAAACGGTCTTATTACTTCCTTAAAGCAATTAACAAACCTGCCTCCTAAAATCTAA